The following nucleotide sequence is from Lysobacter panacisoli.
CGAGCTGGCGCGTGGCATATACCCCGCGATCGCGGAATTCGGCGGCGCCGGTGGCACCGTCGAGGTGCTCCCACGCCTGGCGGTACCCGACCGCGCGCAGGGCCGGCAGTTCGAGCGGTGCCGGATGGTCGCGCAGTTCCGGCATGGCGCGCAGCGCGCGGACCTCGTCGAGAAAACCTTCGGCGAGCATCCGGTCGAAGCGATATTCGATGCGCTCATGCAGCACCGCGCGATCCTGCGGTGCCAAGACGAGGCGCAGCACGCGCACCGGCAGGGCCGGCGCGGCGGGAGCCTCGCGCCGCCAGTCGCTGATGGTGCGTCCGGAGAGGCGGTAGACCTCCAGCGCGCGCTGGATGCGCTGGGCATCGGTGGCGTGGATGCGCGCGGCCGCCTCAGGGTCGATCCGCAGCAGATCGGCATGCAATGCGGCCCAGCCGCGTTCGGCGGCCTCGCGCTCCAGGCTCGCCCGCGTCGCCGGATCGGCCTCCGGCATCGGCGACAGCCCGTGCAGCAGCGCGTGGAAGTACAGGCCGGTGCCGCCCGCCAGGATCGGCAGCCGTCCGCGCGCGAGCACGTCGTCCAGCGCGCGACGCGCATCAA
It contains:
- the miaA gene encoding tRNA (adenosine(37)-N6)-dimethylallyltransferase MiaA, whose product is MPVDTRPIAIALMGPTASGKTALALDWAERFGGEILSVDSALVYRHLDIGSAKPTAQERERVPHHLLDLREPWQPYSAAEFAVDARRALDDVLARGRLPILAGGTGLYFHALLHGLSPMPEADPATRASLEREAAERGWAALHADLLRIDPEAAARIHATDAQRIQRALEVYRLSGRTISDWRREAPAAPALPVRVLRLVLAPQDRAVLHERIEYRFDRMLAEGFLDEVRALRAMPELRDHPAPLELPALRAVGYRQAWEHLDGATGAAEFRDRGVYATRQLAKRQLTWLRGELDAQWFDPQREAAALEAARARFMDGAHGTASG